A single Deinococcus terrestris DNA region contains:
- a CDS encoding cation diffusion facilitator family transporter, with protein sequence MSEHGHSHGANANARQLGIALTLTGTFLVVEVIYGFLSGSLALLSDAGHMLTDVMALALSLFAIRIGQRAADRKRTFGYRRTEILAAAVNAGVLFAIGLYILFEAYGRLREPVDVETTPMLIVAVLGLLVNVVSARILVGGSQNSLNMKSAYLEVMGDLLGSVAVIAGALIIRFTGLTWVDPVLGALIGLWVLPRTWTLLKASVNVLMEGVPEGVDLDTLRAELTALPGVEDVHDLHVWSITSGENSLTAHLTVKQAPPGLLASVQAVAARHGIGHATVQLEVPGAHAGEKGHLHP encoded by the coding sequence ATGAGTGAACACGGCCACAGCCACGGCGCGAACGCGAACGCGCGGCAACTCGGCATCGCCCTGACGTTGACCGGGACCTTCCTCGTCGTCGAAGTCATCTACGGCTTTCTTTCCGGCAGCCTGGCCCTGCTGTCCGACGCCGGGCACATGCTGACCGACGTGATGGCGCTGGCCCTGTCTCTGTTCGCCATCCGGATCGGGCAGCGGGCGGCCGACCGCAAACGCACCTTCGGGTACCGCCGGACGGAGATCCTGGCCGCCGCTGTGAATGCGGGCGTGCTCTTCGCCATCGGTCTGTACATCCTGTTCGAGGCTTACGGGCGGCTGAGAGAGCCGGTCGACGTGGAGACCACGCCCATGCTGATCGTGGCGGTGTTGGGCCTGCTGGTCAACGTCGTGAGCGCCCGCATCCTGGTGGGCGGCAGCCAGAACAGCCTGAACATGAAATCCGCCTACCTGGAAGTCATGGGAGACCTGCTGGGATCGGTGGCGGTCATCGCCGGAGCGCTGATTATCCGCTTCACGGGCCTGACCTGGGTGGACCCGGTGCTGGGCGCCCTGATCGGGCTCTGGGTGTTGCCGCGCACCTGGACGCTGCTGAAGGCCAGCGTGAACGTCCTGATGGAGGGCGTACCCGAAGGCGTGGACCTGGACACCCTGCGCGCCGAACTCACGGCCCTGCCAGGCGTCGAGGACGTTCATGACCTGCACGTGTGGAGCATCACCAGCGGCGAGAACAGCCTGACGGCACACCTGACAGTGAAGCAGGCCCCGCCCGGGCTGCTCGCCAGCGTTCAGGCGGTCGCGGCCAGGCACGGCATCGGCCACGCCACCGTTCAACTCGAAGTGCCCGGCGCCCATGCGGGCGAGAAAGGACATCTGCACCCATGA
- a CDS encoding DUF305 domain-containing protein, which translates to MAPWAAGLLSLALLSGGLAVAWPRPPAEGSPDVTFARDMSAHHAQAVDLSVTMFKRAADPAVKLLAQDILLTQQAQIGQMGGWLMAWGRPLAGREAPMAGMDPAHMGLASAKDMRDMETLPVRTAQTRYLVLMRRHHQGGVTMANSALAQVERPEVRAFAERVVAAQTSEIQAIDALLTKLMGQSQPEVDGMHHE; encoded by the coding sequence ATGGCCCCCTGGGCGGCGGGCCTGCTCAGTCTGGCGCTGCTGAGCGGCGGACTGGCCGTCGCCTGGCCCCGCCCACCCGCTGAGGGCAGCCCAGACGTCACCTTTGCCCGGGACATGAGCGCGCACCACGCCCAGGCCGTCGACCTGAGCGTCACGATGTTCAAGCGCGCGGCGGACCCAGCCGTGAAGCTGCTCGCCCAGGACATCCTGCTGACGCAACAGGCGCAGATCGGGCAGATGGGCGGGTGGCTGATGGCCTGGGGACGCCCCCTGGCCGGCCGAGAGGCTCCCATGGCGGGGATGGACCCGGCGCATATGGGGCTGGCCTCGGCGAAGGACATGCGGGACATGGAGACCCTCCCGGTTCGCACCGCGCAGACCCGCTACCTGGTGCTGATGCGGCGGCACCATCAGGGCGGGGTCACCATGGCGAACTCGGCCCTGGCACAGGTGGAGCGGCCGGAGGTCCGGGCCTTCGCCGAGCGGGTCGTGGCCGCCCAGACTTCGGAAATCCAGGCCATCGACGCCCTGCTCACGAAGCTGATGGGCCAGTCCCAACCCGAGGTGGACGGCATGCACCATGAGTGA
- a CDS encoding SCO family protein, translating into MSDPSSSAAPLQAPAGRPAWQSMLWALLAVTLLLGGVWAYARMKSPFPFYGTVFNVEEAAPALVGTGEDGRPFALSDLRGQAVAVFFGFLHCPNICPTTLASLERVRQALPEKDQANFRTVLVTLDPARDTVGKLREYVTYFSPSAKGVFIPEPGLAAAAAAWGVGYQKADIENELTYQINHTTGVYLIDREGRRRVVWDYTQLTRVDRVAADIREVMQ; encoded by the coding sequence ATGAGTGACCCTTCTTCCTCTGCTGCACCCCTCCAGGCCCCTGCCGGGCGTCCCGCCTGGCAGTCCATGCTGTGGGCCCTGCTGGCGGTCACCCTGCTGCTGGGAGGTGTCTGGGCCTACGCCCGCATGAAAAGTCCCTTCCCGTTCTACGGCACAGTGTTCAACGTGGAGGAGGCCGCACCGGCCCTGGTGGGCACCGGGGAGGATGGGCGACCCTTCGCCCTGAGTGACCTGCGTGGACAGGCGGTCGCGGTGTTTTTCGGCTTCCTGCACTGCCCCAATATCTGTCCGACCACCCTGGCTTCACTGGAGCGGGTCCGTCAGGCCCTTCCGGAAAAGGACCAGGCCAACTTCCGCACGGTGCTCGTGACCCTCGACCCCGCTCGGGACACGGTCGGCAAGCTGCGGGAGTATGTGACCTACTTCAGCCCGTCCGCCAAAGGCGTGTTCATTCCGGAACCGGGGCTGGCCGCCGCGGCCGCCGCCTGGGGCGTGGGGTACCAGAAGGCCGACATCGAGAACGAGCTGACCTACCAGATCAACCACACCACTGGGGTCTACCTGATCGACCGGGAGGGGCGGCGGCGGGTGGTCTGGGATTACACCCAGCTCACGCGGGTAGACCGGGTAGCGGCGGATATCCGAGAAGTGATGCAGTAA
- a CDS encoding ArsR/SmtB family transcription factor, giving the protein MRTASQDDVCEIPCVHPEAVVRVRAALPDAGGVEDATALLKVIADPTRFRILSALNVEELCVCDLAAVVGISESAASHQLRLLRAHRLVTFRKEGRIAYYRLLDQHINGLIGSAVDHVREPNLR; this is encoded by the coding sequence GTGAGAACCGCTTCTCAAGATGACGTGTGCGAGATTCCCTGCGTTCACCCTGAGGCGGTCGTCCGGGTGCGCGCCGCCTTACCTGACGCGGGAGGGGTCGAGGACGCCACTGCGCTGCTGAAGGTCATCGCCGATCCGACTCGTTTTCGCATTCTCAGCGCCCTGAACGTAGAGGAACTGTGCGTGTGTGACCTGGCAGCGGTGGTCGGCATCAGCGAGAGTGCGGCCAGCCATCAGTTGCGCTTGCTGCGCGCTCACCGGCTGGTCACCTTCCGCAAGGAGGGACGCATCGCCTACTACCGTCTGCTCGACCAGCACATCAACGGCTTAATCGGCAGCGCCGTGGACCACGTGCGCGAGCCAAACCTGCGTTGA